Below is a window of Tolypothrix bouteillei VB521301 DNA.
TTGGATGAAGGATGTACCTGTTCCTCTCGATATGGTCTTTATGCTTGATGGTGTTGTAAAACACATCGCTGTTTCCGTCCCTCCCTGTAACCGCACCCCTTGTCCTACCTACGGTCCTGACACGCCAGTTAACCAAGTTATTGAACTGCGTTCTGGGCGAGCATCTGAACTTGGTTTGAAAGAAGGATCTCGTATCAAAATTGAATTTCTTAAATCTGGTTCTTCGTTGAAATAAGGTGTTCTGAAAAAAGAAGTGAAAACTCAGGAGTCAGAATAGCTTGCCTGTGATATTCTGTACTCTGAGTTTTTTTGAAGCATTTGTAAAAAAAGTATTACGTATCTGTAAAGAGAGCTTTTATAAGATTAATATTTGATACAATGCGTTTCAGTAAGCATTCCTGCGTTCAAGTCAGATAATGGATTTAACTCCAGATTGCAAAAGATATTTCTTTTGACGTAAGTGTAAAGTGTAGTCAATAAGGGAGTATTATCTAAGGAATCTTTCTTAGTGCAGGTGTAGTTAACTGGGGTACTAAGGTACAAAGGATAAAGTTAAAACGAACAAGAATCTGTGCTATTTGAAACTCAAAAGCTAGTGGCACATAAGCTTGAGTTAATATAATCCGCTTTGTTCAAGAAAATCCGGAAACTGATACAAGTGTTTGCCGAAGCTCTATTGGCATCAAAAAAAACGTCGGTGCTGGAAAAAATTTTACTTGATATACTTAAGTACACTTTAATTCTCAATTTAGGGGGTCCACAAGGGTGTCACCATCAACATATTCCAGGTTTATTCATTTTTTACAGGAAGATTTAGCGATCTCGACAGCCTGCATGGCTGTTGCCCTTCGCCATCGAGAGCAAGATCCGGGTCCTTTACCAATGATTCTTTGGCAGTATGGCTTGATCACTATGGACCAGTTAGAACAAATCTATGACTGGTTGGAAACTGCGTAGTTATAGGATGGTCGTTGAGGATAATCTACTATGCGGGATTTGCCTTGCCTTGTACAAAGGCTGATTCAGAATGCGAGCAATTGCGGACCTTATAGATCTGTCAAACAGAATAAGTCTGAGAAGCGGGCGAATTATTCAGCCCGCTTTCTCATTTGGTTGGTGCTTGGTGGATGTTTGGAAAATAAAAAATCATACTAATTCGCAAATTGCAATCAATCGAAAAATCAATTGCGAATTGCGAACTGTTTGAGTGATGGCGGAGTTAAACTTGCCTATAAGAATTCATGATGGAAGTTTTTTATCAATCAGGGGTAACAACTTGTTCGGTGTTTAGGTGATTGAGCGACCAACGATGATCTACCTCTATAGAGGATGATTGGCAAGCTTCTTCTAATTGCTTTTGTTGTGCAACGGCTTTTCTGAGAGTAATAATAAGCTGGTTCACCTGATTCCTTAAATTTGGGTTGCTACTGACTGCTGACAGAGTTTGCCTTTCTAGCAGTTGCAGTATAAGTTCGTAATGGACAGGTGAAGGCAGAGGAAGTTGCTCCATGTAGTTAGTTTTTGATTGCAATTTTTGGATAAGTGTACCGAAGTATAAAGTATAAAGTCTGAAAGAAGAGGGAATGGCGAAGCATCAACCTTTCTTACTTTATCCTTTACTCTTTATCCTTACTGGTAATTTGTCATTACATAAATTGTTACATAAGCCAAAATAATTTGGTTAAAGCCCTAATTTGGCAGGCGATGAAGATTTAGCGAAGAGGTTGGTAACCGCTTCCCCTGGGTCTGGGTGTTTTACAAGAGACTCTCCAATAAGAACACCAGAGACTCCTGCACGTTCTACTATTGCTAAATCTTCTGGTGTGTGGAATCCCGATTCGCTCACAACTAGAATGTTACGCTCTTGTAATAAATTGCTCCTTGCGGCTATCAGTTCGCAAGTGGTTTGCAAATTAACGGAGAAATCTTCTAAATTGCGATTGTTAATACCTATTAAGGTCACACCATCAAGAGCTAAAACGCGATCGAGTTCTGCTAGAGTATGAACTTCAATCAAAGCTGCCATTTTTAAAGTTTTGGCAATTTTGATAAAGTACTGTAAATCGCGATCGCTCAGTATTGCTGCAATCAATAAGACTGCATCTGCACCCGCAACACGTGCTCTGTACATTTGATAAGGATAAATGATAAATTCCTTGCACAGCAACGGTAATTCTACGGCAGAACGAACCTTAGTTAAATTTTCAAAGCTGCCAGAGAAAAATTTTTCATCCGTAAGTACCGAAATACAACTCGCACCGCTCTGTTGATATTTTAGAGCAATTTCCACTGGGTCAAAATTCTCCCTTAAAACCCCTTTACTGGGAGAAGCTTTTTTTACCTCAGCAATCAGTGCTGGCTGTGTTTTGCCTTGACGCAAAGCCGCCACAAAATCACGAGTTGGAGGTGCATCCAGTACTTGACGCTGCAACTCTTGTAGGGGTACCTTTTCCCGCATGATGTCAACTTCTTGTTCTTTGTGCCAAACAATTTCCTCTAATATGTTGTTTGGCTGAGCATCAGGAACAGCGACCTGATACAGCATTATAGAAACAGCCACGGATGGGTTGGGACGACGGCGACGGATTTGCATAAAAAAATTATGAATTGTGAATTATGAATTATGAATGGTGAATTGCTAGTTTTTCAGCATTCATCATTCATAATTCATCATTTATTAAGCTACTGCTCGTTTGTAGGCTTCGTCTAACACTTCTGATAGTGTTGGGTGGGCGTGAACCAAATGAGCAAGGGTGTGAACGGATTGACGGTTGGCAATAGCTGCTGAGGCTTCATGGATAATATCCGAAGCGTGCATTCCAAAGATATGGACGCCTAACACTTCGCCCGTGTCCTTGCGATATATAACCTTTGCCATTCCGTCTGCTTCACCTTCAGCCAGGGCTTTGGAATTGCCTTTAAAGTAACTCTTAGTTGTTCCTACCGCCCATCCTTCTGCGCTACCCTTTTCTTTAGCAGCAGTTTCAGTCATCCCAACGTAGCTAATTTCCGGGTGGGTAAACGCTGCTGCGGGAATGCTGGGGTAGTCTACCTCTTTACGACGCCCGCAAATATTTTCCACAGCTACAATTCCTTGAGCTGAGGCTGCATGGGCAAGCATCATCTTACCAGTAGCGTCCCCAATCGCCCACAAGTGCGGTACTGGTTCACCTGCGGACAGCACAGCCATATTGTCGTTAACTGGAATAAAATTCCGGCGATCCAGTTCTACCCCTACAGAATCTAAACCCAAGTTTTGTGTAGCAGGTATGCGTCCGGTTGCTACCAAGCAAGCATCCACTTCCAGTACGTCCACATCTTCTTTGGTTTTAAAATTAGCTAACTCAATAATGACAGGTGAACCGGGAATCACTTTTTTCGCGTATATTCCTACATGGGTTTCAATATCACGGTTCGCAATCAAAACCCGTTCCGCAAGCTTGGCAATATCGCGGTCAAATCCCGGCATAAGTTGGTCTAGGGCTTCTATCATGGTGACTTCACTGCCCAATGCCGAGTAAACATCAGAAAATTCCAATCCGATGTAACCACTGCCAATTATTGCTACCCATTCGGGTAATGATTCTAATTTTACCGCTTG
It encodes the following:
- a CDS encoding DUF2949 domain-containing protein, translated to MSPSTYSRFIHFLQEDLAISTACMAVALRHREQDPGPLPMILWQYGLITMDQLEQIYDWLETA
- a CDS encoding DUF5340 domain-containing protein; amino-acid sequence: MEQLPLPSPVHYELILQLLERQTLSAVSSNPNLRNQVNQLIITLRKAVAQQKQLEEACQSSSIEVDHRWSLNHLNTEQVVTPD
- the trpC gene encoding indole-3-glycerol phosphate synthase TrpC, which codes for MQIRRRRPNPSVAVSIMLYQVAVPDAQPNNILEEIVWHKEQEVDIMREKVPLQELQRQVLDAPPTRDFVAALRQGKTQPALIAEVKKASPSKGVLRENFDPVEIALKYQQSGASCISVLTDEKFFSGSFENLTKVRSAVELPLLCKEFIIYPYQMYRARVAGADAVLLIAAILSDRDLQYFIKIAKTLKMAALIEVHTLAELDRVLALDGVTLIGINNRNLEDFSVNLQTTCELIAARSNLLQERNILVVSESGFHTPEDLAIVERAGVSGVLIGESLVKHPDPGEAVTNLFAKSSSPAKLGL
- the lpdA gene encoding dihydrolipoyl dehydrogenase, producing the protein MSEGFDYDLVILGAGVGGHGAALHAVSCGLKTAIVEAADMGGTCVNRGCIPSKALLAASGRVRELRNAHHLKSLGIQLGNVEFDRQGIADHANNLVAKIQGDLTNSLKRLGVDIIRGWGKVAGTQKVTVTTDSGEKTITAKDIILSPGSVPFVPPGIQVDGKTVFTSDQAVKLESLPEWVAIIGSGYIGLEFSDVYSALGSEVTMIEALDQLMPGFDRDIAKLAERVLIANRDIETHVGIYAKKVIPGSPVIIELANFKTKEDVDVLEVDACLVATGRIPATQNLGLDSVGVELDRRNFIPVNDNMAVLSAGEPVPHLWAIGDATGKMMLAHAASAQGIVAVENICGRRKEVDYPSIPAAAFTHPEISYVGMTETAAKEKGSAEGWAVGTTKSYFKGNSKALAEGEADGMAKVIYRKDTGEVLGVHIFGMHASDIIHEASAAIANRQSVHTLAHLVHAHPTLSEVLDEAYKRAVA